The DNA sequence AGGTGACCGGCTACACCGAGTTGGTCACCCACGTCCGGGCCGACGCCCGGCACCTCTTCGAGGGCGCGGTGCGCGCGGCCGGTGCCGACGGCGCGATCGTGTCCCGGATGACCATGCACGTGTGGTCGATCGAGCCCGGCGAGGGGCACCGTGACCACGTCTGCGAATCGATGGTGTTCGGCACCACGGTGGCGCGTTTCCACCGCGAGGAGGCGGCGCCGACCTCGGCGTTGACCATCCTCCCGCTGCGACCGCGGACCCAACCATCCGGCAGAACGGAGCGCAAGTGACCGAGATCCCGACCGAACAGGGTGGCGTCCCGACCGATGCCATGCGCCGCCTGGCCGAGATGCGACCGGGCCAGGCCACGAGCCTGTTCACCTCGGACCTGAGCGTCAACGAGTTCCTGCTCGTCCGCGAAGCCGGCTTCCGACCGCTCGGCCTGGTGCTGGGCACCAGCATCTACCACGTCGGTTTCCAGATGGGCCGATGGAGCAAGAACCAGGAGCTCGACACCCTCTCCAGCGCCATGTACCACGCCCGTGAGCTGGCCATGACCCGCATGGAGTCCGAAGCGGATGTGCTCGGCGCCGACGGAATCGTCGGGGTCCGGCTCGACATCGAATTCAAGGAGTTCGGCAGCGATCTCGCCGAGTTCATCGCGGTCGGCACCGCGGTCAAGGCCGACGACGGCGACAACTGGCGCAACAACACCGGGAAGCCCTTCACCTCCGACCTGACCGGCCAGGACTTCTGGACCCTCGTGCAGGCCGGTTACGCGCCGCTCGGCATGGTCATGGGCTCGTGCGTCTACCACATCGCCCACCAGCGGTTCTGGCAGACGATGGGCAACATCGGGCAGAACGTCGAGATCCCGCAATTCACCGAGGCGCTGTACGACGCCCGGGAGCTGGCGATGAGCCGCATGCAGGCCGAGGCCGAGCAGCTGCAGGCCGAGGGCATCGTCGGCGTACAGCTGCTCTCGCTGCCGCACCGGTGGGGCGGGCATACGACGGAGTTCTTCGCGATCGGCACGGCGGTACGCCCGCTGCGCGCCGACCACACCATCACGACGCCGCAGTTGGTCCTCCCGCTGACCGACAGCTGAGAGTTGTAGGGCCGGCGATCCGGGAGGGGTCGACACCGCCTGCCGCATCGCTGTACGACGTGGCGACACGTCGGACGACCCGTAGCCGACGACTGAACGAACGCCACCCCGCGAAGGGGTCGACATCGTGCGTCCTACTCGCAGATTTGCGCCGAAGATGCGAGTACGGCGCACGATGTCGCCTAGGCCGGCACGTCGGCGGCGGACGTATGACCCCACATCGGTCCGGCCAGGCCCTCGTGATCACGGCGCTGCGCGCCGCGAGAGGATCTGGACGGCGACACCTGGATCCGACACGAGGGACCCGAGGAGCAGCAGACATGGCAAAGCCGCCCGTCCCGACGAACATCGACGCCGTACTGGCCGAACCGAATCCCGCGATCATCGCAACGGTGCGCCCCGACGGCGCGGCCGTCACGGTCGCCACCTGGTACGTCTGGGACGACGGCCGGATCTTGGTCAACATGGACGCCGAGCGGCGCCGGCTGCACTACCTGCGGTCCGACCCGCGGGTCTCGCTGACCGTCCTGGACGGACCGAACTGGTACCGGCACGTGAGCCTGCAGGGCTCGGTGGTCTCGCTGGAGGACGACCCCGATCTGTCCGGCATCGACCGGGTTTCCCGGCACTACACCGGATCGGCCTACCCCAACCGGGACCGGAAGCGGGTCAGCGCCTGGATCGAGGTCGACGCGTGGAACGCATGGGGCTTCGACCCGTCCTGACCGCTCAGCGGCCGATCAGTTCGAACGACACAGCGGCTCGCCCGCCGAACCGGTCGGCGACGCCCGAGCTCGCGCGGGTGAGGAATTCCCGGGCGTAGGCCTCGGGTTGCTGACCGCTCAGTGCCTCGATGTAGCTGCGGTGCGCCGCGAGGGACAGCACCGCGAGGTCGAGGGTGTCGGTCGTGTCGACGGCATGGGTGGGCTGCGGCGAGCCGGCCACCGCTACCCACCTCGTCCCGGCCCACGGTTCGAAGCCCTCGTCGGCGAGCTCAGGGAAGATCCAGCGGTTGCCGGCATCGGCGGAGGCGTCCAGCACGGTCCGTCCGACCGCACGGTGGTCGGGGGTGTTCCAGGAGCCCGGACCCCAGGTGTCGTGGTGGTTCAGAGTGACGATCAGCTCGGGCCGGTGCCGGCGGATCGACCGGGCGAGATCGCGCCGGAGGGCCAGCCCGGCCTCGATCCGGCCGTCGCCGTAGTCGAGGAACTCGACGGTGTCGACGCCGACCACCGCCGCGCTGGCCCGCTGCTCGCCCTCCCGGACCAACCGGGCCTCGTCGGGCGCCATCCCGTCGATCCCCGCCTCACCACGCGTGACCAAGAGATACGCGACGTCCCGCCCGGCCGCGGTCCAGGCCGCGACCGCACCGGCGGCGCCGTACTCGAGGTCGTCCGGGTGGGCGACCACGGCAAGGGCACGCCGCCAGTCCTCGGGCATCGGTTCCAGTTGGTCGCTCATCGCGCTCCTCCACCGTGATGTCCACTCGGGATCTCCACTACATTGCTCGCTCGTGCCCGACCATCCCGCGCTTGCGCCGGTCGCGCGGCTCGACGCGCGCACCTTTGTCCAGTTGGTCAACGATTACGCCGGCACGGACCTCGAGCTGCTCGGCCCGGCTCCCGGGGGACAGGTCGGTGCGGCGTTCGTCCGCTGGCCGGACGGGCGGGACGGGGTGCTCACCCGAGGACACGGAACCGCCGGTGCGGTGCGCCAAACCGCCGACATCCTGCGGCTCGCGCGCTCCCGCGGCCTGCCCGTGCCCCACTACGAGCTGGTCACCGTGGTCCCCGGAGCGGTCGCGATCGTGCAGGAGCGGCTCCCGGGACAGCCGCCCGAACGCGCCGCCCGGCACGTGGTCGAGGCGATGGTGGCGCTCATCGACCGGTGCCGCGGGCTGCTCGCCGACCGCCCCGACGTGCCCCCGCCGGACCTTCATCTGCGGAGGAGCGGCCCGGGGTTCAGCGTGCATGAGTCGCTGGCGGCGTACAGCCCGCGAACGGCCCGGCTGCTCGCGTGGGTGCGCAAGGTCGGTGAGACCGGCCAGGCGACGATGCAGGGCGACGATCTGGTCCACCTGGACTTCCACCCCGAAAACGTCCTGGTCGACGAGGACGGCTCCATCACCGGCATCGTGGACTGGGATGGCATCGCCCGCGGCGACCGCCGGTTCATGCTCGTGACCCTGCGGTTCTCCGCGGCGCCGTTGGGCGCCGACCCCGACACGGTGGCCTGGCTCGACCGGCTGATCGACGACTGGTTAGACCGGCCGACCCTGCGGGCCTACTGGGCCGCGATGAGCCTGCGCCAGGTCGATTGGGCCATCCGACACTTCGGACCCTCCGAGGTCGAGCGGGAGCTCACTCTCGCCGAATCCCGGATTCCTGTCTGACTACTCGTACTATTTCCGGCGCATTTCGCGTCTCGGCGGGCTTTCCCAGGATCTCCGGAATTGTGAATCGATCTAGTACGCCGATTGGCCCGGCCGACGTTCCGCCACCCGTCCGATCCGCCCAGACCCAAGAGCGTTTGGGGCAGCCGGAAAGGGGGAAGAAAGGGGGCCAGTGGTTGGCGCAACTCGGACGTGCGACGGATCGGCCGTGTGCCGCGTGATGACGACGCCGTCGGATTCACACCGAGTCGCCGCCCCGATTCACGGAGGTCCGCATGACGGAGGTCACCAGCAGCGCGATGCCGAAGTCGGTCCTGTGCGACAAGATCGGATGTCGGAGCCGTGCTGACTGGGAGATCGAGCAGGCCTGCGGAATGGCTCGCACCACCCTTCGTGCTTGCCGCGAGCACTCGTGGTGGCTGCTGAGCTGCTTCTCCGCCAAGGGTGAGGCCGTGATCCACGGCGCCGGGTCGGGGCAGC is a window from the Mycobacteriales bacterium genome containing:
- a CDS encoding heavy metal-binding domain-containing protein; the encoded protein is MRRLAEMRPGQATSLFTSDLSVNEFLLVREAGFRPLGLVLGTSIYHVGFQMGRWSKNQELDTLSSAMYHARELAMTRMESEADVLGADGIVGVRLDIEFKEFGSDLAEFIAVGTAVKADDGDNWRNNTGKPFTSDLTGQDFWTLVQAGYAPLGMVMGSCVYHIAHQRFWQTMGNIGQNVEIPQFTEALYDARELAMSRMQAEAEQLQAEGIVGVQLLSLPHRWGGHTTEFFAIGTAVRPLRADHTITTPQLVLPLTDS
- a CDS encoding PPOX class F420-dependent oxidoreductase, producing the protein MAKPPVPTNIDAVLAEPNPAIIATVRPDGAAVTVATWYVWDDGRILVNMDAERRRLHYLRSDPRVSLTVLDGPNWYRHVSLQGSVVSLEDDPDLSGIDRVSRHYTGSAYPNRDRKRVSAWIEVDAWNAWGFDPS
- a CDS encoding PIG-L deacetylase family protein, whose product is MEPMPEDWRRALAVVAHPDDLEYGAAGAVAAWTAAGRDVAYLLVTRGEAGIDGMAPDEARLVREGEQRASAAVVGVDTVEFLDYGDGRIEAGLALRRDLARSIRRHRPELIVTLNHHDTWGPGSWNTPDHRAVGRTVLDASADAGNRWIFPELADEGFEPWAGTRWVAVAGSPQPTHAVDTTDTLDLAVLSLAAHRSYIEALSGQQPEAYAREFLTRASSGVADRFGGRAAVSFELIGR
- a CDS encoding aminoglycoside phosphotransferase family protein, which gives rise to MPDHPALAPVARLDARTFVQLVNDYAGTDLELLGPAPGGQVGAAFVRWPDGRDGVLTRGHGTAGAVRQTADILRLARSRGLPVPHYELVTVVPGAVAIVQERLPGQPPERAARHVVEAMVALIDRCRGLLADRPDVPPPDLHLRRSGPGFSVHESLAAYSPRTARLLAWVRKVGETGQATMQGDDLVHLDFHPENVLVDEDGSITGIVDWDGIARGDRRFMLVTLRFSAAPLGADPDTVAWLDRLIDDWLDRPTLRAYWAAMSLRQVDWAIRHFGPSEVERELTLAESRIPV